A single genomic interval of Campylobacter sp. MIT 12-8780 harbors:
- a CDS encoding UDP-N-acetylmuramoyl-L-alanyl-D-glutamate--2,6-diaminopimelate ligase has translation MKIHCEQGFISDNTLECEANDFWLKTAQNESFIRQAEEKKLKIITPLECKKLLNIDENIKLIGITGTNGKTSTANMIAFFLQKLGFKVFLCGTRGAFLNGVLVDEKGLTTSPILKTLSYLYQASKAKCEFFIMEVSSHALVQNRIESLEFAAKIFTNLSQDHLDFHKSFKAYQEAKESFFTDEKSLKFINKDALAIQYNPKNAFTYAVENEADYKIISYDLSKGISAKLVCKDKELSFHSPLVGLFNLYNLLAALACVLKLTKCDIKALEQAVSEFKGVEGRIESVACGVIVDFAHTPDGIEKVLEALNYKPLIVVFGAGGDRDKSKRPLMARCALKYAKTLIITSDNPRSEEPMAIIKDIQSGIKEHMQNVFIEVDRKKAIEKALKLQTKDDFVVILGKGDENYQEIKGVKYPFSDKEVVQELLKK, from the coding sequence ATGAAAATTCACTGCGAGCAAGGCTTTATAAGCGATAACACCCTAGAATGTGAAGCAAATGATTTTTGGCTTAAAACAGCTCAAAATGAAAGCTTTATAAGGCAAGCTGAGGAAAAAAAACTAAAGATTATCACGCCCTTAGAATGCAAAAAACTTTTAAACATAGACGAAAATATCAAACTTATTGGGATAACAGGCACAAATGGCAAAACAAGCACGGCAAATATGATAGCTTTTTTCTTGCAAAAACTTGGCTTTAAAGTCTTTTTATGTGGCACAAGAGGGGCGTTTTTAAATGGAGTTTTGGTTGATGAAAAAGGCTTAACGACCTCGCCGATTTTAAAAACCTTGTCTTATCTTTATCAGGCGAGCAAGGCTAAATGTGAGTTTTTTATCATGGAAGTCAGTTCTCATGCTTTGGTACAAAACCGTATAGAAAGCCTTGAATTTGCAGCTAAAATTTTTACTAATTTAAGCCAAGATCATTTAGATTTTCACAAGAGTTTTAAAGCCTATCAAGAAGCAAAAGAAAGCTTTTTTACAGATGAAAAAAGCTTGAAATTCATCAATAAAGACGCTTTAGCTATACAATATAACCCCAAAAACGCCTTTACTTATGCGGTTGAAAATGAGGCTGATTATAAGATCATAAGCTATGATTTAAGCAAGGGCATTAGTGCAAAACTTGTGTGTAAAGATAAGGAGCTAAGTTTTCATTCTCCTCTTGTAGGGCTTTTTAATCTATACAATCTCCTTGCAGCACTTGCTTGTGTGCTTAAACTTACAAAATGTGATATAAAGGCTTTAGAACAAGCTGTGAGCGAATTTAAGGGTGTTGAGGGCAGGATAGAAAGTGTAGCTTGTGGTGTCATCGTTGATTTTGCTCATACTCCAGATGGCATAGAAAAAGTTTTAGAGGCTTTAAATTACAAGCCTTTAATCGTAGTCTTTGGAGCAGGAGGGGATCGTGATAAAAGCAAACGCCCCTTAATGGCTCGCTGTGCTTTAAAATACGCTAAAACACTTATCATTACAAGTGATAATCCGCGTAGTGAAGAGCCTATGGCTATCATCAAGGATATTCAAAGTGGTATCAAAGAGCATATGCAAAATGTTTTTATTGAAGTGGATAGAAAAAAAGCCATTGAAAAAGCTTTAAAATTACAAACTAAAGACGATTTTGTTGTGATTTTGGGAAAAGGCGATGAGAATTATCAAGAAATTAAAGGCGTAAAATACC
- a CDS encoding histidine kinase translates to MSSQSYKALGIKAFRENDFHNAKLFFALAYEKRKNQKLLVFISLCTLALTSYEEAVLLFEFYLKHYKHASIVKDMEKLLNVSESRSNLAKNLKDDENKALSYKDFLESEKELGFKQSFENVIFANKLIISDKNDFLDFLEKLLDNGYEEVMLNYLENTSTIFSGNQKFERLKVRLLESKK, encoded by the coding sequence ATGAGTTCGCAAAGCTATAAAGCACTTGGTATAAAAGCATTTAGAGAAAATGACTTTCATAATGCCAAGCTTTTTTTTGCCCTTGCATATGAAAAACGCAAAAATCAAAAGCTTTTAGTCTTTATTAGCCTTTGCACGCTTGCTTTAACAAGCTATGAAGAAGCGGTTTTGCTTTTTGAGTTTTATTTAAAGCATTATAAACACGCAAGCATAGTCAAGGATATGGAAAAGCTTTTAAATGTCAGTGAATCAAGATCAAATTTGGCTAAAAATCTTAAAGATGATGAAAACAAAGCTCTAAGTTATAAGGACTTTTTAGAAAGTGAAAAAGAGCTTGGTTTTAAGCAAAGCTTTGAAAATGTGATCTTTGCGAACAAACTTATCATTAGCGATAAAAATGATTTTTTAGACTTTTTAGAAAAATTACTTGATAATGGCTATGAAGAAGTAATGCTTAATTATCTTGAAAATACAAGCACGATTTTTAGTGGAAATCAAAAATTTGAAAGGCTCAAAGTTCGCCTTTTAGAAAGCAAAAAATGA
- a CDS encoding NifU family protein — protein MLPFSDEELIEPAKASLAKNLYILERDGGGLEFLGVKNGVVYIKLIGACSGCVASHTTLKYALEKNLKIDIHPDLTLINLNGGKDEFAKL, from the coding sequence ATGCTTCCTTTTAGTGATGAAGAACTTATAGAACCAGCTAAAGCAAGTTTGGCTAAAAACCTTTACATACTTGAGCGAGATGGCGGGGGGCTTGAGTTTTTGGGCGTAAAAAATGGAGTGGTGTATATCAAACTTATAGGAGCGTGTAGCGGTTGTGTGGCAAGCCATACGACTTTAAAATATGCCCTTGAAAAAAATCTTAAAATCGACATTCATCCTGATTTGACTTTGATCAATTTAAATGGTGGTAAAGATGAGTTCGCAAAGCTATAA